The following is a genomic window from Gemmatimonadaceae bacterium.
GCAGTGACCCCAAAGGCGCGAAGCGTTTTTCGCTGCAGCAATTGCGGCGCCGAGCACCCGCGGTGGGCGGGAAGGTGTGATGTCTGCGGTGAATGGAACTCGCTCGTCGAGGAGATGATTTCGCGGTCGGCGGCCACGATTTCCGGACAGAGCGGGTCATCGCGCCGCATTGGCGGCCACAAGACTCTCGCTGAGGGCGGATCGGTCGCCCAGCCAATCAAGCTGAGGGATGTCGTCGGTGCCGCAGAGCCGCGCTGGAAAACCGGGCTGGCGGAATTCGATTACGTGCTCGGCGGCGGCATCGTTCCGGGATCCATGATCCTCATCGGTGGCGAGCCGGGAATCGGCAAGTCCACACTCATGCTGCAGGTCGCGGCGAAGCTGGAGAGCAGCGGACATCACACTCTCTACGTCTCGGGCGAGGAATCGCCGCTTCAGGTGAAGATGCGCGCCGAGCGCCTGTCCGACCGCGCGGTTGAAGTAGATATGCTGGGTGAGACGCTGCTCGAAACGATCATCGCCACCGCCGCCTCGGTCGGTCCTTCCGTCCTGATGGTGGACTCGATTCAGACCGTGTTCACCGCCGACCTGGATGGCCCGCCGGGCAGCGTGGGACAGGTGCGCGAGTGTGCTGCGCGGCTGATGCGATTCGCGAAAGAGACCGGCATCACCGTGTTCGTCGTTGGCCACGTGACGCGTGAAGGCGGGATCGCCGGCCCCAAGACGCTCGAGCATATCGTGGATACGGTCCTATACTTCGAAGGCGAAGCGATGCTCGATCATCGAATCCTGCGCGCCATCAAGAACCGCTTCGGCAGCGTGGATGAGATCGGTGTTTTCCGGATGACCGAGACAGGTCTGGATCCGGTCGCCAATCCCTCCGAGCTGTTTCTCGGAGATCGAGACAACCACGCATCGGGCAGCGCGGTAACGGCATTGCTCGAGGGAAGCCGGCCGGTGCTCATCGAGATTCAGGGGCTCGCGGCCAAGGCCGGATTTGGAACGCCGCAGCGTGTGGCGACCGGATTCGACAATCGCCGGCTCGCGCTGCTGCTCGCGGTGCTGGACAAGCGCGCGGGGCTCTCGTTCGCGCAGCTCGACGTGTTTCTCAACGTCGTCGGAGGTGTGCGGTTGCAGGAACCGGCGGGCGATCTCGCGGTGGCGGCAGCGCTCGCGTCCAGCGTATACGACCGGCCAGTCGGCGCCGAGGCGGTGTTTCTCGGCGAAGTCGGCCTCGGTGGCGAGATCCGGCCCGTATCGCAATCCGAGCGCCGCCTGGCGGAAGCGGCGAAGATGGGGATCACCACCGCGTTCATGGCGAAGCGGTCGATTCCCGGGCGAGTCGCGAAAGGAATCCGTCCGGTCGGGGTCCGCACGATCAGCGAGCTCTTCACCCATCTTTTCCAGTGACGCACGACGTCGGCGTTGTGATTGTCGCCGGCGGAAAGGGGACGCGCGCCGGAGGCGAGGAGCTGAAGCAGTTCCGCTGGGTGGCGGGGAAGCCGATGCTTCTGCACAGCGTGCAGCTTTGCCAGCAGCGGGACGACGTGGGAATTGTGGTGGTAGTGCTGCCGCACGAGCATGTCGGCGACCCGCCCCCGTGGCTCTTTCAGTGCGACACCGAACGTCTCCTGCTTTCAGTGGGCGGACGCGACCGCGGTGATTCAGTGCGCAACGGACTCCAGGACCTTCCCGATGACGCGCGAATTGTCGTCGTGCACGACGCTGCGCGGCCTCTCGCGACGGCTCGCATGCTTGACGACGTGATCGCCGAAGCACGGCGGGGCAACGGCGCGGCTCCTGGTCTCGCGGTTGTGGACACGCTCAAGCGCGTGGACGCAGACGGACGCATCGTCGAGACAGTGGACCGCGCGAATCTCGTCAGAATCCAGACGCCACAAGCTTTCCCGCGGGATATGCTCGAGCGCGCGCATGCGGACGGATTGCGAAGTGGCATCAACGCCACCGACGACGCCGCGCTTTGCGAGCGCATCGGCATGACCGTCGTCGTGGTACCGGGAAGCGAGCGCGCGCTCAAGATCACGACCGAGGCGGACTTCGCGCGGGCCGAGGCGCTTGGTATCTTGCGCGAATGACCGCTGCACCGCTCGTCGTTCCGTTCTGGTCACCCGACGAGATCGAG
Proteins encoded in this region:
- the radA gene encoding DNA repair protein RadA, producing MTPKARSVFRCSNCGAEHPRWAGRCDVCGEWNSLVEEMISRSAATISGQSGSSRRIGGHKTLAEGGSVAQPIKLRDVVGAAEPRWKTGLAEFDYVLGGGIVPGSMILIGGEPGIGKSTLMLQVAAKLESSGHHTLYVSGEESPLQVKMRAERLSDRAVEVDMLGETLLETIIATAASVGPSVLMVDSIQTVFTADLDGPPGSVGQVRECAARLMRFAKETGITVFVVGHVTREGGIAGPKTLEHIVDTVLYFEGEAMLDHRILRAIKNRFGSVDEIGVFRMTETGLDPVANPSELFLGDRDNHASGSAVTALLEGSRPVLIEIQGLAAKAGFGTPQRVATGFDNRRLALLLAVLDKRAGLSFAQLDVFLNVVGGVRLQEPAGDLAVAAALASSVYDRPVGAEAVFLGEVGLGGEIRPVSQSERRLAEAAKMGITTAFMAKRSIPGRVAKGIRPVGVRTISELFTHLFQ
- the ispD gene encoding 2-C-methyl-D-erythritol 4-phosphate cytidylyltransferase codes for the protein MTHDVGVVIVAGGKGTRAGGEELKQFRWVAGKPMLLHSVQLCQQRDDVGIVVVVLPHEHVGDPPPWLFQCDTERLLLSVGGRDRGDSVRNGLQDLPDDARIVVVHDAARPLATARMLDDVIAEARRGNGAAPGLAVVDTLKRVDADGRIVETVDRANLVRIQTPQAFPRDMLERAHADGLRSGINATDDAALCERIGMTVVVVPGSERALKITTEADFARAEALGILRE